A window of the Mucilaginibacter sp. cycad4 genome harbors these coding sequences:
- a CDS encoding ABC transporter permease, producing MIKNYVKIAWRSLNRNRAFSIVNLLGLTIGITCTIFIFLWVRNELTYDKNHANYKTIYQVLANRDFKNNVFADPNMVFPLAKALESGYPQIKNAVMTSHLEQHQFNVGDTRLKKHGYYVGGKYFDMFSWKFIKGNATTAITDPTSIVITESTAKTLFGNSDPINKVIKIDNSGVHKVTAVLANQPNNATQQFDFIIPYNFSDNDVKNAMTRWQGSSWEVYIQTIYNPNIQQLEKYITGVMYQHNKDKISTYFTFPMTKWHLYSDFKDGKNTGGMIEYVRFFIIIAIIILLIACVNFMNLSTAQSEKRAREVGIRKTLGSDKKQLILQFFFESMILVAIAFMCAVLCVYLLQPQFNLLVGKQLRLNLGEPIFWLGAIAIILFTGLISGSYPALYLSSFNPVKVLKGTFVAGKGAIAPRRILVVFQFIGSILLISATIIVYLQIQHVKDRSIGYSPDNLIMVPSTQGTDKSFAAIKNDLLKSGIISNLTRTSWMVTEVSWRSGPPDWEGKPANADIIFSNMTADVDYTKTLGIRLLQGNDFTGMPSDTSGVLLNKAAIEAMQLKRPVGMELRYGGKKFTVIGVTDNVVMASPYTAVDPMMVFSDHSNSGYIDLRLNKGVKPQEAIQLLQGIYTKYSPADIFEYQFVDQEFGKKFLTEVLISCITNIFAGLAIFICCIGLAGLASFTIEKRFKEIGIRKVLGASVQQLLVLISTEFLKLVAIAFVIAVPLTWWIMHNWLQKYTYHINISIWLFASVGMLILLLTLIVVSFNTMKAALANPVKSLRSE from the coding sequence ATGATAAAAAACTATGTAAAAATTGCATGGCGTAGTCTCAACAGGAACCGCGCCTTCTCCATCGTTAATTTGCTGGGGCTTACCATAGGTATAACATGTACTATTTTTATTTTTTTATGGGTGCGTAATGAGCTTACTTACGATAAAAACCATGCTAATTATAAAACAATATACCAGGTTTTAGCTAACCGCGATTTTAAAAATAATGTTTTTGCAGATCCTAACATGGTGTTTCCCCTGGCCAAAGCGCTTGAAAGCGGTTATCCGCAAATCAAGAATGCGGTGATGACATCGCATTTGGAGCAACATCAGTTTAACGTGGGTGATACCAGGCTTAAAAAGCACGGCTACTATGTTGGAGGAAAATATTTTGATATGTTTTCGTGGAAGTTTATTAAAGGAAACGCTACAACGGCCATAACCGACCCTACATCGATAGTAATTACAGAATCAACCGCTAAAACCTTATTCGGAAATTCTGATCCTATTAACAAAGTAATTAAGATAGATAACAGCGGTGTGCATAAAGTTACCGCCGTATTGGCCAATCAGCCCAATAATGCTACTCAGCAGTTTGATTTTATCATTCCTTATAACTTTTCGGATAACGATGTAAAGAATGCTATGACCCGCTGGCAGGGTTCATCATGGGAGGTATATATCCAAACTATTTACAATCCCAATATTCAGCAGTTAGAAAAATACATTACTGGTGTAATGTATCAGCACAACAAGGATAAAATAAGTACTTACTTCACTTTCCCGATGACTAAATGGCATTTGTACAGCGACTTTAAAGACGGCAAAAATACCGGCGGGATGATTGAGTATGTACGTTTCTTTATCATCATTGCCATTATAATATTGCTGATAGCCTGCGTCAATTTCATGAATTTGTCTACTGCACAGTCAGAAAAAAGGGCCAGGGAGGTGGGGATCCGTAAAACCCTCGGGTCTGATAAAAAACAGCTGATATTACAGTTCTTTTTTGAATCGATGATATTGGTTGCCATAGCCTTTATGTGTGCGGTGTTATGTGTTTACCTGCTGCAGCCGCAGTTTAATTTATTGGTAGGCAAACAGTTGAGGCTAAATCTTGGCGAACCAATATTTTGGCTGGGAGCTATTGCCATTATCCTTTTTACGGGTTTAATATCGGGTAGCTACCCGGCTTTGTACCTGTCATCATTTAACCCGGTTAAAGTTTTGAAAGGGACGTTTGTTGCGGGTAAAGGGGCCATAGCGCCGCGTAGGATACTGGTGGTGTTCCAGTTTATAGGTTCAATTTTGCTAATCTCTGCCACGATTATTGTTTACCTTCAGATTCAGCATGTAAAAGACCGGAGTATCGGCTATAGCCCCGATAACCTGATTATGGTGCCTTCAACCCAAGGTACCGACAAGAGCTTTGCTGCTATTAAAAACGACCTGTTAAAGTCAGGCATCATTAGCAACTTAACCCGTACCTCGTGGATGGTAACAGAAGTTTCCTGGCGGTCGGGCCCGCCGGACTGGGAGGGGAAACCTGCCAATGCCGATATTATATTTTCAAACATGACGGCAGATGTGGATTACACAAAAACTTTGGGTATTAGACTGCTGCAGGGAAATGATTTTACAGGGATGCCTTCAGATACATCAGGCGTACTGTTAAATAAAGCAGCCATTGAAGCCATGCAGCTTAAAAGACCAGTTGGTATGGAGTTGCGGTATGGAGGTAAAAAATTTACGGTAATAGGTGTTACCGATAATGTAGTGATGGCATCGCCTTATACTGCTGTTGATCCTATGATGGTTTTCTCTGATCATAGCAACTCTGGTTATATCGATCTAAGACTTAATAAAGGTGTTAAACCTCAGGAGGCCATCCAGCTGCTGCAGGGTATTTACACAAAGTATAGCCCCGCTGATATTTTTGAGTACCAGTTTGTTGATCAGGAATTTGGTAAAAAGTTTTTAACCGAAGTACTCATCAGCTGTATCACCAACATTTTTGCCGGCTTGGCAATTTTTATCTGTTGCATAGGGCTGGCTGGGCTGGCTTCTTTCACCATCGAAAAACGGTTTAAAGAAATTGGTATTCGCAAGGTTTTGGGCGCCAGCGTGCAGCAATTACTGGTGCTTATATCTACCGAGTTTTTAAAACTGGTAGCAATAGCTTTTGTTATTGCCGTGCCTTTAACTTGGTGGATCATGCATAATTGGCTTCAAAAGTATACGTACCACATCAATATCAGTATTTGGTTATTTGCCTCCGTTGGCATGCTTATATTATTGCTTACGCTTATTGTTGTAAGCTTTAATACCATGAAAGCTGCATTGGCCAACCCGGTTAAGAGTTTGAGGAGCGAGTAA
- a CDS encoding DUF4097 family beta strand repeat-containing protein has translation MKKYLLVLFVACAGSSVFAQNNQKTPYLTKSLSGQAVKNVFVNTSGGSITVSGASGEDPRVEVFIQGNNGNNDLSKEEIKKRLDENYDLSVDVNGGELHAKAKSKHDGNWDWKRSLSISFRVYVPGNVATNLNTSGGSIHLDNLTGAQQFETSGGSLHLDKITGTIKGRTSGGSIHVSDSKENIDLQTSGGSIDARNCMGHIRLETSGGSLHLDGLKGDIKATTSGGSISGNKIDGDFITGTSGGSINLTDLSCSLDASTSAGSFHAQFVRVGKFIKIDVSSGRVDLQLPSKQGLNLDLRAEKIETNLADNFSGSKDKERVEGKLNGGGSLVEVRGSNRVNLTVN, from the coding sequence ATGAAAAAGTATTTACTTGTGTTATTTGTTGCCTGTGCAGGCAGCAGCGTTTTTGCACAAAATAATCAGAAAACACCATACCTCACCAAATCCTTATCAGGACAGGCTGTGAAAAATGTATTTGTTAATACATCAGGTGGCAGTATTACTGTTAGCGGAGCATCGGGCGAAGATCCAAGGGTTGAGGTTTTTATACAAGGTAATAACGGGAATAATGACCTTTCTAAAGAAGAGATCAAAAAGCGCCTTGATGAAAATTACGACCTGAGCGTTGATGTTAACGGAGGTGAGCTGCATGCAAAAGCTAAAAGCAAGCACGATGGCAACTGGGACTGGAAACGGTCATTAAGTATCTCGTTCCGCGTATATGTACCCGGCAATGTGGCAACCAATCTGAATACCAGCGGGGGCAGTATCCACCTTGATAATCTAACAGGCGCACAACAGTTTGAAACCAGTGGTGGCAGCTTACACCTGGATAAAATTACCGGCACTATCAAAGGCCGTACATCAGGCGGCAGTATTCATGTAAGCGATTCAAAAGAAAACATTGACCTGCAAACATCAGGCGGCAGTATTGACGCCCGCAATTGCATGGGCCATATCAGGTTGGAAACATCTGGTGGTTCTTTACATCTTGATGGTTTAAAGGGTGATATCAAAGCTACCACCAGCGGCGGCAGTATCAGCGGTAATAAAATAGACGGTGATTTTATAACCGGTACATCAGGCGGCAGCATTAACCTTACCGATTTGTCATGCAGTCTTGATGCTTCAACAAGTGCAGGCAGTTTTCATGCGCAGTTTGTCCGCGTAGGTAAATTTATTAAAATTGATGTAAGCTCGGGGCGAGTTGATCTGCAGCTGCCATCAAAACAAGGTCTTAATCTTGATTTGCGGGCTGAAAAAATAGAAACCAACCTTGCCGACAATTTTTCTGGCAGCAAGGATAAAGAAAGGGTAGAAGGTAAACTTAACGGAGGGGGCTCTCTTGTTGAAGTTAGGGGCAGTAACAGGGTAAACCTTACTGTAAACTAA
- a CDS encoding ABC transporter permease, protein MIKNYIKTAWRSLKRNKIFSFINVFGLSVGLACCMLICAYVYSELNYDQYPAQAKQMYRVGLRSVENNGVSEYPMVDIAVGQGIKNMFPEVLETTRLTGRGPVFIKYNDRQFKEEHVQMIDANFLHLFSIPLIDGDDKACFTEPNSMVVTKAMATKYFGNQEAVGKSVTIDGKPYKVTGVIDKVPDDSHFHGDAFLNLAPFVKNAKQTWSNIGFFTYVVLDKNANPKKLEASFPEMVRKFVVPEIAHDMGTSMAEASKSVNSFLFFLQPVSDIHLHSATKYELEPNGDIHYVYIFGALAAFILILACINFTNLSTASSARRSKEVGIRKVLGSEKSGLVSQFLTESVMLTFWALLLALGIVYLLLPLFNNLAGKHIDLGFFLSPKALLIELFTAFVVGVLAGIYPAFFLSSFQIIAVLKGNGATKAEGKGALRSGLIIFQFAVSTALIISTFVVYQQLHYMQNKKLGYDKDQVLVINDAYTLGRNVDAFKNQLLRNPQVLNATISSSVPGKLTGVDGTQIDAKEFDDKGGHAEIHTNIYHVDESYVPTLGLQVINGRNFYQSFPGDSMSVVVNEALIKGLGWGNANPIGKTIVRSARTQYTVVGVVKDFHYASARQKIAPLMLLSGHNTGSVILKIKTGDVKSLIANIKTEWDNFRPEAPFSYSFLDEQYASLYASEQQTGKIFTVFSCIALIIASLGLFGLAAFMIRLRVKEIGIRKVLGASTGSITVMLSKEFLRLIVIASIISFPVTWFAMNKWLQDFAYRISIQWWVFLLAGGIALLVAGITISFQSVKAALANPVKSLRSE, encoded by the coding sequence ATGATCAAAAACTACATCAAAACCGCCTGGCGAAGTTTAAAACGTAACAAAATATTTTCTTTTATTAATGTATTTGGCCTGTCTGTAGGGCTGGCTTGTTGTATGCTGATCTGTGCTTATGTGTATAGCGAGTTAAACTATGATCAATATCCGGCACAGGCAAAACAGATGTACCGTGTTGGTTTACGCTCCGTTGAAAATAATGGCGTTAGCGAATATCCAATGGTGGATATAGCGGTAGGGCAGGGTATTAAAAATATGTTTCCCGAGGTCCTGGAAACCACGAGGCTTACCGGCCGCGGACCGGTTTTTATAAAATATAACGACAGGCAATTTAAAGAAGAGCATGTACAGATGATAGATGCCAATTTCCTGCACCTGTTTTCGATACCGCTAATTGACGGTGATGATAAAGCCTGTTTTACAGAGCCTAACAGTATGGTGGTTACTAAAGCCATGGCTACCAAGTATTTTGGCAATCAGGAAGCCGTTGGCAAATCAGTTACCATCGATGGCAAACCATACAAGGTAACCGGTGTAATTGACAAGGTACCAGATGATTCGCATTTTCATGGCGATGCGTTTTTGAACCTGGCACCCTTTGTAAAAAATGCAAAGCAAACCTGGAGCAACATCGGCTTTTTTACCTATGTGGTATTGGATAAAAATGCCAACCCTAAAAAATTGGAAGCTTCTTTTCCCGAAATGGTAAGGAAATTTGTAGTGCCCGAAATTGCACATGATATGGGTACAAGCATGGCCGAAGCAAGCAAATCTGTTAACTCCTTCCTGTTTTTCTTGCAGCCGGTAAGTGATATCCACCTGCACTCGGCAACCAAATATGAACTTGAACCCAATGGCGACATCCACTATGTGTATATATTTGGCGCATTAGCTGCTTTTATATTGATATTGGCCTGCATCAATTTTACCAATCTTTCAACAGCAAGTTCGGCGAGGCGGTCAAAAGAAGTGGGGATCCGAAAAGTGCTTGGCTCTGAAAAAAGCGGGCTGGTTTCGCAGTTCCTTACCGAATCGGTTATGCTTACATTTTGGGCTTTGTTACTGGCTTTAGGTATAGTGTACTTATTGTTGCCTTTGTTCAACAATTTAGCCGGCAAACATATCGATCTTGGATTTTTCCTGAGCCCTAAGGCTTTACTTATTGAATTATTCACCGCTTTTGTGGTTGGTGTTTTAGCGGGTATTTATCCGGCTTTCTTCCTGTCATCGTTCCAGATCATAGCTGTATTGAAAGGTAATGGTGCTACTAAAGCCGAAGGAAAGGGCGCTTTACGCAGCGGGCTCATCATTTTCCAGTTCGCGGTGTCAACAGCACTTATTATATCAACCTTTGTGGTATACCAGCAATTGCATTATATGCAAAACAAAAAATTGGGTTATGATAAAGACCAGGTGCTTGTAATAAATGACGCCTATACCCTTGGCCGTAATGTAGATGCCTTTAAAAATCAGCTTTTACGTAATCCGCAGGTATTAAATGCCACTATATCGAGCAGTGTACCTGGCAAGTTAACCGGTGTTGATGGTACGCAGATTGATGCTAAAGAGTTTGACGATAAAGGAGGGCATGCCGAAATCCACACCAATATTTACCATGTTGATGAGAGTTATGTGCCCACTTTAGGGCTACAGGTCATCAACGGACGTAATTTCTATCAGTCTTTCCCCGGCGATTCAATGTCTGTTGTGGTAAATGAGGCCCTGATAAAAGGCTTAGGATGGGGTAACGCTAATCCGATCGGTAAAACCATCGTGCGTTCGGCACGTACGCAATATACCGTTGTTGGAGTAGTAAAAGATTTTCATTACGCTTCGGCCAGGCAAAAGATTGCTCCATTGATGCTGTTATCTGGTCACAATACCGGTTCCGTTATTTTAAAGATTAAAACCGGTGATGTAAAATCGCTGATAGCCAACATTAAAACCGAATGGGATAACTTCAGACCGGAAGCACCATTCAGCTATTCGTTCCTCGATGAACAATATGCGTCGCTTTATGCTTCCGAACAGCAAACGGGTAAAATATTCACCGTGTTTTCATGCATCGCCCTCATTATAGCAAGTTTGGGTTTGTTCGGTTTAGCCGCGTTTATGATCAGGCTAAGGGTTAAAGAAATTGGCATCCGCAAGGTATTGGGCGCGTCAACCGGCAGTATTACGGTGATGTTATCAAAGGAATTTTTGAGGTTGATTGTGATCGCGTCCATCATATCGTTTCCGGTAACATGGTTTGCCATGAACAAATGGCTGCAGGATTTTGCATACCGCATCAGTATCCAGTGGTGGGTATTCCTGTTAGCCGGCGGCATAGCCTTGCTGGTGGCGGGTATCACGATAAGCTTTCAATCGGTTAAAGCGGCTTTGGCTAACCCGGTGAAAAGCCTTAGAAGTGAGTAA
- a CDS encoding ABC transporter permease codes for MIRNYLRSAFRNIARHKFISFINIFGLTIGLTCCLLILTYIVKELSYDKFNHNAPNIYRVSRSFNTADGIVNLHLGAVAPPFGPLLKNEFPDIKKVTRLFPNGDVVLRYKDKLLTEKGSYFADENFLSFFDLKTVAGDPKTALSEPYTVMMTEDMARKYFGNEDPINKEIRLDNTANFKVTGIFKPFPPNSQMHPQMLMSFNTLNDDKVYGRNQLATNWGNNSFFTYLLLPDNYNIDRISSQFPAFIDKYMNFPGQPRQSKFTQLHIQRFLDIHLHSHLDDEVEQNGDIKRVYIFSAIALFILLIACINYMNLSTARSTLRAKEIGIRKVIGAQQKEIVTQFLSESVLVTYFSLVLALILTWALLPLINGFSELGLSIVSLFKPSILVSVLLLPLIIGLISGIYPAIFMSSFKPIKVLKGILKVGSGNISFRKVLVVVQFSISIILIVATTIVFQQLRYIQTKSLGFNKDHLVTLGGIPANQFEAFRADVLRDPAIKDLGRSSRIPSGRLLDDQGASVFDGDKPLPVKADIKCINADYGFIPTYGIKMAAGRNFSRDFATDSNNFVINASAVSVLGWKTPENAIGKDMSYGGIKGKVIGVVNDFHFESLHQNIIPLLMEMPSFANNSYRRVTIKIDGSHINSALATLEQTWKKYQPETPFEYSFLDERFQKLYNSEQEQGNLFTIFSCLAIFIACLGLFGLSAFTISQRVKEIGVRKVLGASIPQIVTELSKDFLKLVIVAAVIALPIAWYAMSKWLLDFAFRINIQWWVFVMAGVIALIIAFATISYQSIKAAMANPVKSLRSE; via the coding sequence ATGATAAGAAACTATTTACGAAGTGCCTTTCGCAATATTGCCCGGCATAAATTTATTTCGTTCATCAATATATTTGGCTTAACCATAGGGTTAACCTGTTGCCTGCTCATTTTAACTTATATAGTTAAAGAGCTCAGTTATGATAAATTTAACCATAATGCGCCCAATATTTACAGGGTTAGCCGGAGTTTTAACACGGCCGATGGTATCGTTAACCTGCATTTGGGGGCTGTAGCGCCGCCTTTTGGTCCGCTGTTGAAAAACGAGTTTCCTGATATTAAAAAGGTGACCCGGTTGTTTCCTAACGGTGATGTGGTTTTGCGTTATAAGGATAAATTATTGACCGAAAAAGGATCCTATTTTGCAGATGAAAACTTCCTTAGTTTCTTCGATCTGAAAACGGTAGCAGGCGACCCTAAAACTGCCCTTAGTGAGCCGTATACAGTAATGATGACCGAGGACATGGCGCGCAAATACTTCGGTAACGAAGACCCCATAAACAAAGAGATCAGGCTTGATAATACGGCCAATTTTAAAGTTACAGGAATTTTTAAGCCTTTTCCGCCCAACTCACAAATGCACCCCCAAATGCTGATGTCATTTAATACCCTGAACGATGACAAGGTTTATGGACGTAATCAATTAGCAACCAATTGGGGCAATAACTCATTTTTTACCTATCTGTTGCTGCCCGATAATTATAATATTGATCGCATCAGCTCCCAGTTTCCGGCCTTTATAGATAAGTATATGAATTTTCCCGGTCAGCCACGCCAGTCAAAATTCACACAGCTGCATATCCAAAGGTTCCTGGATATTCACCTGCATTCGCATCTTGATGATGAAGTAGAACAAAACGGAGATATCAAAAGGGTTTATATATTTTCGGCTATAGCCTTGTTTATTTTGCTTATTGCCTGTATTAATTACATGAACTTATCAACAGCCCGCTCAACTTTACGGGCTAAGGAAATAGGCATTCGCAAGGTGATCGGTGCACAGCAAAAAGAGATCGTTACCCAGTTTTTAAGCGAATCGGTACTGGTAACTTATTTTTCGCTTGTACTGGCCCTGATTTTAACCTGGGCATTGCTGCCGCTTATCAACGGCTTTTCTGAACTTGGGTTATCAATCGTGAGCTTATTTAAACCATCAATTTTAGTGTCGGTATTATTGCTGCCCCTGATTATAGGGCTTATCAGCGGTATTTATCCGGCTATATTCATGTCGTCATTTAAGCCGATAAAGGTTTTAAAAGGAATCCTTAAAGTTGGATCAGGAAATATTTCATTCCGCAAGGTATTGGTGGTTGTACAGTTTTCTATCTCCATAATTTTGATTGTGGCTACAACCATAGTTTTTCAGCAATTAAGATACATCCAGACAAAATCACTTGGCTTTAATAAAGATCATTTAGTAACATTAGGTGGTATCCCGGCTAACCAGTTTGAAGCTTTCAGGGCAGATGTATTACGGGATCCCGCTATTAAAGATCTCGGTCGCTCATCGCGGATACCGTCCGGGCGATTGCTGGATGACCAGGGCGCTTCTGTTTTTGACGGTGATAAACCATTACCAGTTAAGGCGGACATCAAATGTATCAACGCCGATTACGGTTTTATCCCAACCTATGGTATCAAAATGGCTGCAGGCAGGAACTTCAGCCGTGATTTTGCTACCGACAGCAACAATTTTGTAATCAATGCATCTGCAGTAAGTGTATTAGGGTGGAAAACTCCTGAGAACGCCATCGGCAAGGATATGAGCTATGGTGGTATTAAAGGAAAAGTGATAGGGGTGGTTAATGACTTTCATTTTGAGTCATTACATCAAAATATCATCCCGTTATTAATGGAGATGCCTTCATTTGCAAACAACAGCTACAGAAGGGTTACAATTAAAATAGATGGCAGTCATATCAATTCAGCATTGGCAACCCTTGAGCAAACCTGGAAAAAATATCAACCCGAAACACCTTTTGAATACAGCTTTTTAGATGAGCGGTTTCAAAAATTATATAATAGCGAGCAGGAGCAGGGCAATCTGTTTACCATATTTTCGTGCCTGGCCATATTCATAGCCTGCCTTGGTTTGTTTGGACTTTCAGCCTTCACTATATCACAAAGAGTAAAAGAAATTGGCGTACGCAAGGTACTGGGTGCAAGTATCCCGCAAATTGTTACCGAACTATCAAAAGACTTTTTGAAACTGGTAATCGTAGCCGCGGTAATTGCCCTGCCAATCGCCTGGTATGCCATGAGTAAATGGCTGCTTGATTTTGCCTTCAGAATTAACATACAATGGTGGGTTTTTGTAATGGCCGGCGTAATAGCGCTGATTATCGCTTTTGCAACTATAAGCTATCAATCAATAAAGGCTGCTATGGCTAACCCGGTGAAGAGTTTGCGTTCTGAATAA
- a CDS encoding ABC transporter permease yields MIRNYIKTAWRNLYRNKAFSLIHILGLTMGITVCLMIFLYIMNEFSVDNFHKQGKNIYRVMRGFDKSKAPTSYLSGPYAPAMLNDYPQDIKMAVRVSPRNNLVSFGEKSFNEKKVYAVDSNFFSLFTFPLLRGDAASALNHPGSVVLTETTAKKYFGNIDNAMGKVVQMDKRLQLKVTGIAKDVPSNSHLDFDLVMPISNYTRDQGFNVWINNSLFVYLLLNEHSSPAALESRFPQFMDKYMGKDMQRFGTKFNLSLRPFKDIYFENASSFDNVKHGDKTVVFIFVSIAVLIMIIACINFMNLATIRAVERSKEVGMRKVLGALRNHLVWQFIGESILLALISCALSISLLFLLMPSYNSLLGYELTVSWNSAPIYLFLLGVILFVGFLAGSYPAIFMSAFSPIEALKGKLKLGKGGSFFRQSLVVFQFSISVLLIIGTIVIVNQMRYVKNKSLGYDKEQTVIVKIDNDDIYDHRQTFKHQLQNSDYVKSVSLMSGEPGGFFDMQGFEVEGQHETFKSRSEFADFEYVKTFGLKIIAGRDFSPQFATDTTNSVLINRRAAKELGFTPQQAIGKWIKNTVRDSSRRTIIGVVEDFNFLSLKENMDALVISPSEDRRVAVIKLKSGNIQAGLTAIKNIYAEVAPVYPFEYSFLDQQFDTTYRNDIRQQTMLSIFSGLAIFIACLGLFGLASFTAAKRTKEIGVRKVLGSSVQNILILISKDLLKPVLLATVIAIPLGYYSMDKWLQSFAYKTPLHWWIFALAALLTFVIAVVTISFQSLKAALANPIRSLRSE; encoded by the coding sequence ATGATACGTAACTACATAAAAACAGCATGGCGGAACCTTTATAGGAATAAGGCATTTTCGCTGATCCACATTTTGGGGTTAACCATGGGGATAACCGTTTGCCTCATGATATTTCTGTATATTATGAATGAGTTTAGCGTGGATAATTTTCATAAGCAGGGCAAAAATATTTACAGGGTAATGCGCGGTTTTGACAAGTCAAAAGCGCCTACCTCTTACCTCTCGGGGCCTTACGCCCCTGCCATGCTGAATGATTATCCGCAGGATATAAAGATGGCAGTACGCGTTTCACCGCGAAATAACCTTGTTTCTTTTGGCGAAAAATCGTTCAATGAAAAAAAGGTTTATGCGGTTGATTCCAACTTTTTTAGCCTGTTTACATTCCCGTTGCTAAGAGGGGATGCTGCTTCGGCATTAAATCATCCGGGCAGCGTGGTACTAACTGAAACCACAGCCAAAAAGTATTTCGGCAATATTGATAATGCCATGGGCAAGGTGGTACAGATGGATAAACGCCTGCAGTTAAAGGTAACCGGTATTGCCAAAGATGTACCTTCCAACTCGCACCTTGATTTTGATTTGGTGATGCCAATTTCCAATTACACCCGCGATCAGGGTTTTAATGTATGGATTAACAATAGCCTGTTTGTTTACCTGTTATTGAATGAGCATAGCAGCCCCGCCGCATTGGAAAGCCGCTTTCCGCAGTTTATGGATAAGTACATGGGCAAGGATATGCAGCGCTTCGGTACTAAATTTAACCTGAGCTTAAGGCCGTTTAAGGATATTTATTTTGAAAATGCCTCGTCGTTTGACAATGTAAAGCATGGGGATAAAACAGTGGTATTCATCTTTGTTTCGATAGCGGTGCTCATTATGATCATTGCCTGTATCAATTTTATGAACCTGGCCACTATCCGCGCTGTTGAACGCTCAAAAGAAGTAGGGATGCGCAAGGTTTTAGGCGCGCTAAGAAACCATCTGGTATGGCAGTTCATAGGCGAATCTATTCTACTGGCGCTTATTTCATGTGCCCTTTCTATTAGTTTGTTATTCCTGCTGATGCCATCATACAATAGCCTGCTGGGGTATGAGCTTACTGTATCATGGAACAGCGCGCCGATTTACCTGTTTCTTTTAGGTGTTATTTTATTTGTGGGTTTCCTTGCCGGTAGCTATCCGGCTATATTCATGTCGGCATTTTCGCCCATTGAGGCTTTAAAGGGTAAGCTTAAATTAGGTAAAGGCGGATCGTTTTTCAGGCAATCGCTGGTGGTGTTCCAGTTCAGTATTTCGGTATTGCTAATTATTGGCACTATCGTGATCGTTAACCAGATGCGGTATGTGAAAAACAAATCATTAGGTTATGACAAGGAGCAAACGGTTATTGTGAAGATTGACAATGATGACATCTATGATCACAGGCAAACATTTAAACACCAGCTTCAAAATTCGGATTATGTGAAATCGGTATCCCTGATGTCGGGTGAACCCGGCGGCTTTTTCGATATGCAGGGTTTTGAGGTTGAAGGTCAGCATGAAACCTTTAAATCCAGGTCGGAATTTGCTGACTTTGAATATGTTAAAACCTTTGGCCTGAAAATTATTGCCGGCAGGGATTTTTCACCTCAGTTTGCCACCGACACCACTAATTCGGTATTGATCAACCGTAGAGCGGCCAAAGAACTTGGCTTTACGCCGCAGCAGGCTATCGGTAAATGGATTAAAAATACAGTGCGCGATAGTAGCCGCCGCACCATCATTGGGGTAGTTGAAGATTTTAACTTCCTTTCACTCAAAGAAAATATGGATGCCCTGGTCATTTCGCCAAGCGAAGACAGGCGTGTAGCGGTAATCAAACTAAAATCCGGGAATATCCAGGCCGGTTTGACAGCTATCAAAAATATTTATGCCGAGGTTGCACCTGTTTATCCGTTTGAATACAGCTTTCTTGATCAGCAGTTTGATACTACCTATCGTAACGATATCAGGCAGCAAACCATGTTAAGCATATTTTCAGGGTTGGCCATTTTTATAGCCTGTTTGGGTTTATTTGGTTTAGCCTCGTTTACTGCGGCGAAACGTACCAAAGAGATCGGGGTTCGTAAAGTATTAGGCTCATCGGTACAAAATATCCTCATCCTGATATCAAAAGACTTGCTGAAACCAGTGTTATTAGCTACAGTGATTGCTATCCCCTTAGGTTATTACAGCATGGATAAGTGGCTGCAAAGTTTCGCTTACAAAACACCTCTGCATTGGTGGATTTTTGCTTTGGCGGCTTTGCTTACATTTGTTATAGCTGTGGTTACCATCAGCTTTCAATCGTTAAAGGCAGCGCTTGCAAATCCTATCAGGAGTTTGAGAAGCGAATAA